From a region of the Sinorhizobium sp. B11 genome:
- a CDS encoding PRC-barrel domain-containing protein has product MTRKLLTTVAAGALFATAFAPAAFSQTAPQPANPAAPAQSAPAEPAAPAPAEPVKPMAPAGDAAQAPAPAASTDTAQAGGDSYLTQQAPDQISANTYIGQSVYNGNNESIGSVNDLIMKKDGGLVAAIIGVGGFLGIGEKNVAVPMNKITVAQNTQDGSVKLTTTETAESLKAAPEFKTLAMQSAEKAPAATGTAMPTDNTSTGSTTNK; this is encoded by the coding sequence ATGACACGCAAACTTCTGACGACCGTTGCCGCTGGCGCATTGTTTGCCACGGCTTTCGCACCGGCAGCATTTTCGCAGACAGCTCCCCAGCCGGCTAACCCTGCTGCTCCGGCGCAGTCTGCACCCGCTGAGCCGGCCGCTCCGGCACCGGCAGAACCAGTCAAGCCGATGGCACCTGCAGGTGATGCCGCACAGGCTCCGGCCCCGGCCGCGAGCACGGACACGGCCCAGGCAGGTGGCGACAGCTATCTGACGCAGCAGGCTCCGGACCAGATCAGTGCCAACACGTATATTGGCCAGTCGGTTTATAACGGCAACAATGAGAGCATCGGCAGCGTCAACGACCTGATCATGAAGAAGGATGGCGGGCTTGTTGCCGCCATTATCGGTGTCGGCGGCTTCCTGGGGATCGGTGAAAAGAATGTCGCCGTTCCCATGAATAAGATCACCGTCGCGCAGAATACGCAGGACGGCTCCGTCAAGCTGACGACGACGGAAACTGCCGAATCCCTCAAGGCGGCACCGGAGTTCAAGACACTTGCCATGCAGTCAGCCGAAAAGGCTCCGGCAGCTACCGGCACGGCCATGCCGACGGACAATACGTCGACAGGTTCGACAACCAACAAGTAA
- a CDS encoding SMP-30/gluconolactonase/LRE family protein, whose translation MTDIYEFEGKTLCNTNSVLGEGPTYDPVSNSVWWFNILGKELHELNLSTDEKKVHPLPVMASVLARVDSGRQLLATEEGLFVRDIASGKLTFYAALENDKPENRSNDGRTHPSGALWISTMSKRAENQAGAIYHVAAGKVTKIFSGISIPNSICFSPDGTIGYFTDTRISRLMRVMVDPQTGLPSGEPIVMVDSMDEPGGLDGSVCDADGYIWNARWGAGVVDRYSPDGLRIARYKVPAAQPSCPAFIGANADRLVVTTAWEGLDEDARSAQPSAGALLELGITVKGVFDPAYVI comes from the coding sequence ATGACTGATATTTATGAATTCGAGGGCAAAACACTTTGCAATACCAATTCGGTTCTCGGTGAAGGCCCCACTTACGATCCCGTTTCCAATTCCGTCTGGTGGTTCAATATTCTCGGCAAGGAACTGCACGAGCTCAATCTTTCGACAGACGAGAAGAAGGTACATCCGCTGCCTGTCATGGCGAGCGTTCTGGCCCGCGTCGATTCTGGCCGCCAGTTGCTGGCGACCGAGGAAGGGCTGTTCGTGCGGGATATCGCGAGCGGCAAGCTGACCTTCTATGCGGCGCTGGAAAACGACAAGCCGGAAAACCGCTCCAACGACGGGCGCACGCACCCCTCAGGCGCGTTGTGGATCAGCACGATGAGCAAGCGTGCCGAAAACCAGGCCGGCGCGATCTATCATGTTGCTGCGGGCAAGGTGACGAAGATCTTCAGCGGCATCAGCATTCCAAACTCCATCTGCTTTTCGCCCGATGGTACGATCGGCTACTTTACCGACACCCGGATCAGCCGCCTGATGCGGGTCATGGTCGATCCGCAGACCGGCCTACCGTCCGGTGAACCGATCGTCATGGTCGACAGCATGGACGAACCCGGCGGGCTCGACGGTTCAGTCTGCGATGCCGACGGCTATATCTGGAACGCGCGCTGGGGTGCCGGTGTCGTCGATCGCTACAGCCCGGATGGCCTGCGCATAGCTCGCTACAAGGTGCCGGCAGCGCAACCTTCCTGCCCGGCCTTCATCGGCGCCAATGCCGACCGGCTTGTCGTTACGACCGCCTGGGAAGGCCTGGATGAGGATGCCCGCTCCGCCCAGCCAAGCGCAGGCGCGCTGCTTGAGCTCGGCATCACGGTAAAGGGCGTTTTCGATCCTGCCTATGTGATCTGA
- a CDS encoding 2-dehydro-3-deoxy-6-phosphogalactonate aldolase gives MNRVPFPKMKRPLIAILRGIKPEETEAVVGALIENGLTAIEIPLNSPEPFKSIEIAAKMAPADVLIGAGTVLTTEAVDSLHAAGGKLLVTPNVEPDVIIRARDYGMVTMPGVFTPTEALQAARAGATGLKFFPASVLGPSGITAIRAILPPELVIAAVGGVSDKNFSDYTKAGILAFGLGTSIYKPGMTDAEVAERAKATILAYDAAIGA, from the coding sequence ATGAACCGTGTCCCCTTCCCCAAGATGAAGCGTCCCCTGATTGCCATTCTGCGCGGCATCAAGCCCGAGGAAACCGAAGCCGTGGTCGGCGCGCTGATCGAAAATGGTCTGACGGCGATCGAGATCCCGCTGAATTCGCCGGAGCCATTCAAGTCCATTGAAATCGCCGCCAAGATGGCGCCGGCGGATGTGCTGATCGGCGCCGGCACCGTGCTGACGACAGAAGCCGTCGACAGCCTGCATGCCGCCGGCGGCAAACTGCTGGTCACACCGAATGTTGAGCCCGACGTCATCATCCGCGCCCGCGACTACGGCATGGTGACCATGCCGGGCGTCTTTACCCCGACTGAAGCGCTACAGGCGGCCCGCGCAGGTGCGACCGGCCTCAAGTTCTTCCCTGCAAGCGTTCTGGGGCCGTCCGGCATCACCGCAATCCGCGCCATCCTGCCGCCGGAATTGGTGATTGCTGCGGTCGGCGGCGTGTCGGACAAGAACTTTTCCGACTATACCAAAGCGGGCATTTTGGCTTTCGGTCTCGGCACCAGCATTTACAAGCCCGGAATGACCGATGCAGAGGTTGCCGAGCGCGCCAAGGCGACCATCTTAGCCTATGACGCAGCCATAGGAGCATAG
- a CDS encoding 2-dehydro-3-deoxygalactonokinase, which translates to MANPAYVAVDWGTSSFRLWLIDAGGAVLAERRSGEGMTTAAKTGFSQVLEGHLAAVEAPDNLPVIVCGMAGARQGWVEAGYIDVPASLASILSGAVSVPGESRDVRILPGLAQRDAATPDVMRGEETQLLGALGPTSRGTQAVCMPGTHSKWVHVSDAKVTGFSTFMTGELFDAITKHTILMHAVAGAEDQPADNAAFETAVAAAFKQPALASNLIFTARSGQLLHGISAAAAQAKLSGTLIGLEIAGALQDAGKDTPVTLVASGRLQALYEQAFHTLSLSFTAIDADAAVRGGLSAAAQAIWPN; encoded by the coding sequence ATGGCAAATCCCGCTTATGTCGCGGTGGACTGGGGCACCAGCAGCTTCCGGCTCTGGCTTATCGATGCCGGTGGCGCCGTTCTCGCCGAGCGCCGCAGCGGCGAAGGCATGACGACCGCCGCCAAAACCGGCTTTTCCCAGGTTCTTGAAGGGCATCTCGCAGCCGTGGAAGCGCCTGATAACCTGCCGGTCATCGTCTGCGGTATGGCAGGCGCACGGCAGGGCTGGGTGGAGGCGGGTTATATCGACGTGCCCGCTTCGCTCGCTTCGATCCTGTCGGGCGCAGTTTCCGTGCCCGGCGAAAGCCGCGACGTGCGCATTCTGCCGGGCCTTGCACAGCGTGATGCGGCGACGCCGGATGTCATGCGCGGGGAGGAAACGCAGCTTCTCGGGGCACTCGGGCCTACGAGCCGCGGCACCCAGGCCGTCTGCATGCCGGGCACACATTCCAAATGGGTGCATGTCAGTGACGCCAAGGTCACCGGTTTTTCCACGTTCATGACGGGCGAACTTTTCGACGCCATTACCAAACATACGATCCTCATGCATGCGGTCGCCGGCGCCGAGGACCAGCCCGCCGATAACGCGGCCTTCGAGACGGCGGTTGCTGCCGCTTTCAAGCAGCCTGCCCTCGCGTCAAACCTGATTTTCACGGCCCGTTCCGGCCAGCTTCTGCACGGTATTTCAGCTGCCGCCGCCCAAGCCAAACTCTCCGGGACGCTGATCGGCCTCGAAATCGCCGGCGCGCTGCAGGACGCCGGCAAGGATACTCCCGTTACCCTCGTCGCGTCCGGACGCCTGCAGGCGCTCTACGAGCAGGCCTTCCATACGCTCTCCCTTTCCTTCACCGCCATCGACGCCGATGCCGCCGTTCGCGGCGGGCTTTCGGCCGCTGCCCAAGCCATCTGGCCGAATTGA
- a CDS encoding SDR family oxidoreductase produces the protein MSAQFPEFRDRTVLISGGGSGIGAALVEGFARQGAKVSFLDIAEAESRALAERLSKENAHPVNFYHTDLRDIDAIRRAVDAVVATSGPIRVLVNNAAWDDRHEFDDVTEDYWDNNQAVNLRHVFFTSQAAAASMRAAGGGAIINMSSIAFKLNMGVFPAYAAAKAAVVGLTKSMAGRLGPENIRVNCILPGMVVTERQMKLWLTEESIARSVQEQCLKTPLKPDAIVGPALFLASDCAAGMTAQSLIVDGGVL, from the coding sequence ATGTCTGCACAATTTCCTGAATTCAGGGATCGCACGGTGCTGATCAGCGGCGGCGGCTCCGGGATCGGGGCCGCCCTCGTCGAGGGTTTCGCAAGACAGGGTGCAAAGGTTTCCTTCCTCGACATCGCCGAGGCGGAAAGCCGGGCACTGGCGGAGCGGCTTTCAAAAGAGAATGCGCACCCTGTCAACTTCTACCATACCGATCTGCGCGATATCGATGCGATCAGGCGCGCGGTCGACGCTGTCGTTGCAACATCCGGGCCGATCCGGGTACTTGTCAACAATGCGGCCTGGGACGACCGGCACGAATTCGATGATGTGACCGAGGACTATTGGGACAATAACCAGGCGGTCAATCTGCGCCATGTCTTCTTCACCTCACAGGCAGCAGCCGCGTCGATGCGGGCAGCCGGCGGCGGAGCGATCATCAACATGTCGTCGATTGCCTTCAAGCTGAACATGGGCGTCTTTCCTGCCTATGCCGCCGCCAAGGCGGCAGTCGTCGGCCTGACAAAGAGCATGGCCGGAAGGCTTGGCCCAGAGAATATACGCGTCAACTGCATTCTGCCAGGCATGGTGGTGACCGAGCGGCAGATGAAACTATGGCTGACGGAGGAAAGCATTGCCCGCTCCGTGCAGGAGCAATGCCTGAAGACCCCATTGAAGCCGGACGCGATCGTCGGTCCGGCTCTGTTTCTTGCATCCGACTGCGCAGCCGGCATGACCGCGCAGTCCCTTATCGTCGATGGAGGCGTTCTCTGA
- a CDS encoding IclR family transcriptional regulator — protein sequence MSSSGDSMAHVDDKGAPRDTGTLGKLMVLLDLVTHADAPLRFTDILARADQPRGTLHRQLGHLVVEGLLELDAEGRYAPGLRLLDFASRSWARNEFRLIAAPHLAALHRETGETVHLGVLRGSSIIYLDKVEGHQPVRMYSQIGNASPCYCTGVGKAALSLLPPEKIDALLPGLHFNRFTSATHVNAESLLAEIGEIAAAGHAFDREEHEAGIRCVAAPIWSDDRSFIGGVSVTGPAYRLSMELLQEWAVPVQVTARKIMDEMRIRLGPRR from the coding sequence ATGAGCTCCAGCGGCGACAGCATGGCGCATGTAGATGACAAGGGCGCGCCGCGTGATACCGGCACGCTCGGCAAGCTCATGGTGCTGCTTGATCTCGTCACCCATGCCGACGCTCCCTTGCGCTTCACCGATATTCTCGCACGTGCCGATCAGCCGCGCGGTACGCTGCACCGGCAGCTCGGGCATCTCGTCGTAGAAGGGCTTCTCGAGCTCGATGCTGAAGGGCGTTACGCGCCGGGTCTGCGGCTGCTCGACTTCGCCTCACGAAGCTGGGCGCGCAACGAATTTCGCCTGATTGCCGCGCCGCACCTCGCCGCCCTTCACCGCGAGACCGGCGAGACCGTCCATCTCGGCGTGCTGCGCGGCTCCTCCATTATTTATCTCGACAAGGTCGAAGGGCACCAGCCGGTGCGCATGTATTCACAGATCGGCAATGCCTCGCCCTGTTACTGCACCGGCGTCGGCAAGGCCGCCCTTTCGCTTTTGCCGCCGGAGAAGATCGATGCACTCCTGCCTGGTCTGCATTTCAACCGCTTTACCTCGGCGACGCATGTGAATGCCGAGAGCCTGCTGGCGGAGATCGGCGAAATCGCTGCCGCCGGTCATGCTTTCGATCGCGAGGAACATGAGGCCGGCATCCGCTGTGTCGCGGCCCCGATCTGGTCGGACGACCGCTCCTTCATCGGCGGGGTCTCGGTTACCGGTCCCGCTTACCGCCTGTCGATGGAACTTCTCCAGGAATGGGCCGTTCCGGTTCAGGTGACGGCGCGGAAAATCATGGATGAAATGCGCATCCGCCTCGGGCCAAGGCGTTGA
- a CDS encoding LuxR family transcriptional regulator: protein MASLPQTSVEDAYVQEVAGLKTQFDIFRFMKRVTEAYRSRAFMVLNLPPITSFDLQANTIITSWPAELLSIYDQEGLMVNSPVLRRLRTSTLPFFHDTSRANWSRDDGKAGIVATLFERFKMVRCGYFPTHEPSGARGAVSFAGDREPFTAVEMRELSYIAIHVFDRLAEIRNLDTRITDTLTDREIDCLNWTAAGKTSAEIAEILDLSEHTVNHYLNRATKKLDTVNRTQAVAKALRIGLIK, encoded by the coding sequence ATGGCAAGTTTACCGCAAACTTCGGTGGAAGACGCCTACGTCCAGGAGGTCGCCGGGCTAAAAACCCAGTTTGACATTTTTCGCTTCATGAAGCGGGTGACGGAGGCCTATCGCAGCCGCGCCTTTATGGTTTTGAACCTGCCGCCGATTACCTCCTTCGACCTTCAGGCCAATACGATCATCACCAGCTGGCCCGCTGAATTGCTGTCGATCTACGATCAGGAAGGACTGATGGTGAACAGCCCCGTCCTGCGGCGGCTGCGAACGTCGACGCTGCCGTTCTTCCATGACACGTCGCGCGCCAACTGGTCGCGCGATGACGGCAAGGCAGGCATCGTTGCGACTCTTTTCGAACGCTTCAAGATGGTGCGCTGCGGCTATTTCCCGACGCACGAACCATCAGGTGCGCGGGGTGCTGTCTCTTTCGCCGGTGACCGCGAGCCCTTCACCGCGGTAGAGATGCGGGAACTGAGCTATATCGCGATCCATGTCTTCGATCGGCTGGCGGAAATCCGCAATCTCGATACGCGCATAACCGACACGCTGACGGATCGCGAGATCGATTGCCTGAACTGGACCGCCGCCGGCAAGACCAGTGCGGAGATTGCCGAAATCCTCGATCTCTCGGAACATACGGTCAATCACTACCTGAACCGAGCAACGAAGAAGCTGGATACGGTCAACCGCACGCAGGCTGTCGCCAAGGCGCTGCGCATCGGCCTCATCAAGTAA
- a CDS encoding Mrp/NBP35 family ATP-binding protein yields MTEVTKEQVLETLKTVRGPDLEHNIVELGMVSDVFISDGKVYFSITVPAERAKELEPLRLAAERVIKEMPGVKGALVALTADKKAAASAPAARPAAQADHSHHGHAHAPQPPRTAKIGVPGIGAIIAVASGKGGVGKSTTAVNLALGLQANGLRVGILDADIYGPSMPRLLKISGRPTQIDGRIINPMENYGLKVMSMGFLVDEETAMIWRGPMVQSALLQMLREVAWGELDVLVVDMPPGTGDAQLTMAQQVPLAGAVIVSTPQDLALIDARKGLNMFRKVEVPVLGIVENMSYFVAPDTGTRYDIFGHGGARREAERIGVPFLGEVPLTMNIRETSDAGTPLVASDPNGIVAGIYRAIAAKVWEQVGEKPQREAPAIVFE; encoded by the coding sequence ATGACCGAGGTCACCAAGGAACAGGTTCTGGAAACGCTGAAGACCGTGCGCGGACCGGATCTGGAGCACAATATCGTCGAACTCGGCATGGTTTCCGACGTCTTCATTTCCGATGGCAAGGTCTATTTCTCCATCACCGTGCCTGCCGAACGTGCCAAGGAACTGGAGCCGCTGCGGCTTGCTGCCGAGCGTGTCATCAAGGAAATGCCGGGTGTGAAGGGTGCGCTCGTGGCCCTGACGGCAGATAAGAAGGCAGCCGCCAGTGCGCCTGCTGCGCGTCCCGCTGCGCAGGCTGACCATAGCCATCACGGCCACGCCCATGCCCCACAGCCGCCGCGCACTGCCAAGATCGGCGTTCCCGGCATCGGCGCCATCATTGCCGTCGCATCGGGCAAGGGCGGCGTTGGCAAGTCGACGACGGCGGTCAATCTGGCGCTCGGCCTGCAGGCCAATGGTCTTCGTGTGGGCATTCTCGATGCCGATATCTACGGCCCCTCCATGCCGCGGCTTCTGAAGATCTCCGGCCGGCCGACCCAGATCGACGGCCGCATCATCAATCCCATGGAAAATTACGGCCTCAAGGTCATGTCCATGGGTTTCCTCGTCGATGAGGAAACGGCAATGATCTGGCGCGGGCCGATGGTTCAGTCCGCTCTCCTGCAGATGCTGCGTGAAGTCGCCTGGGGCGAACTCGATGTTCTCGTCGTCGATATGCCGCCCGGCACTGGCGACGCCCAGCTCACCATGGCCCAGCAGGTGCCGCTCGCCGGCGCCGTGATTGTTTCAACGCCGCAGGATCTCGCGTTGATCGATGCCCGCAAGGGCCTCAACATGTTCCGCAAGGTCGAAGTGCCGGTCCTCGGCATCGTCGAGAACATGAGCTATTTCGTCGCGCCCGATACCGGCACTCGCTATGATATCTTCGGCCATGGCGGCGCCCGCAGGGAGGCTGAGCGCATTGGCGTGCCCTTCCTCGGCGAAGTGCCGCTGACGATGAATATCCGCGAGACGTCCGATGCCGGAACGCCGCTCGTCGCCTCAGATCCGAACGGCATCGTCGCCGGTATCTATCGCGCCATCGCTGCTAAGGTCTGGGAGCAGGTCGGCGAGAAGCCGCAGCGTGAGGCGCCTGCGATCGTATTCGAATAA
- a CDS encoding magnesium transporter CorA family protein, with protein sequence MITAYCSNCKSVEIRDLANPPELPADMVWIDMIEPTREEELHVEKILGIEVPTRDDLRAIEPSARLYVEGNAVYMTASLIWKAETEAPTLTDVAFILAGDKLVTIRYAHPKSFALFIAALHRIPEQWRSGGALLAKLLETIVDRTAEVLEMSVSRLDILSVHVFGDRAKKVRKPSNYLEEKLKDIAGHHRMISKLRDSLGSLSRLLTFFYTIPVVQHDQETKELCRTISRDIQSLSEHASFVAGNITFLLDASLGLINIEQNAIIKIFSIASVVFLPPTLVASIYGMNFEYMPELHLAAGYPYSLGLMVISAVVPFFFFRWKGWL encoded by the coding sequence GTGATCACAGCATACTGTTCCAACTGCAAGTCGGTCGAGATCCGTGATCTTGCCAATCCTCCGGAATTACCGGCGGATATGGTATGGATCGACATGATCGAGCCGACTCGCGAGGAAGAACTGCATGTCGAAAAGATCCTTGGCATCGAAGTGCCGACCCGGGACGACCTCAGGGCGATTGAGCCGTCAGCCCGCCTCTACGTCGAAGGCAATGCCGTATACATGACCGCTTCGCTGATCTGGAAAGCGGAAACGGAAGCACCCACCCTGACGGATGTCGCCTTCATCCTTGCCGGCGACAAGCTGGTGACCATACGCTACGCCCATCCGAAATCCTTCGCCCTCTTTATCGCCGCCCTGCACCGCATACCCGAGCAGTGGCGCAGCGGCGGCGCTCTGCTTGCCAAGCTCCTGGAAACGATTGTCGATCGCACCGCCGAAGTTCTGGAAATGTCGGTGTCCCGCCTGGACATCCTCTCCGTCCACGTCTTCGGTGATCGCGCCAAGAAGGTGCGTAAGCCTTCGAACTATCTGGAAGAAAAGCTGAAGGACATTGCCGGCCATCACCGGATGATCAGCAAGCTGCGCGACAGTCTCGGTTCGCTCTCGCGCCTTCTCACCTTCTTCTATACGATCCCGGTCGTGCAGCACGATCAGGAGACCAAGGAACTCTGCCGAACGATCTCGCGCGACATCCAGTCCCTTTCGGAGCACGCGTCCTTCGTCGCCGGCAACATCACCTTCCTGCTCGACGCCTCGCTTGGCCTCATCAACATCGAGCAGAATGCCATCATCAAGATTTTTTCCATTGCTTCGGTCGTGTTCTTGCCGCCGACGCTGGTCGCCTCCATCTATGGCATGAATTTCGAATACATGCCGGAATTGCACCTGGCTGCGGGTTATCCTTACTCGCTCGGCCTCATGGTGATCTCCGCCGTCGTTCCCTTCTTCTTTTTCCGCTGGAAAGGCTGGCTCTGA
- a CDS encoding potassium transporter Kup: MSEESHSQERDLTPRKLFYLALGSVGVVYGDIGTSPLYAFREALKPVAHDGLTRFEVISLISLMIWALTIIVTIKYVLFLLRADNDGEGGTLSLLALLMKTANGHTALLMLLGLMGAALFLGDAMITPALSVLSAVEGIKLVTPRLSEYIVPISVAILALLFVVQSHGTGAVARFFGPITALWFLVMAAAGIAHISDDYGILAAFNPYYAVSFLLHEGFYGIVVLGAVFLTVTGAEALYADLGHFGRRPIQWAWFLLVFPSLTLNYLGQGALVLGNPMTMSDPFYLMYPQWALLPVVILATAATIIASQAVITGAFSLVRQGINLGFLPRMEILFTSETNTGQIFVPSVNAVLFFGVIFLVLGFKTSDALATAYGISVTGAMVVTSIMAFEFVRARWNWSLPVAIIALLPLVILELIFFGANLLKIHDGGYIPIMIATAFTVIMWTWRRGTAILTEKTRHTDIPLASFVSSIERKSEHSPAHVPGTAIFLTSDPDSAPAALLHNLKHNHVLHDRNVILTIRTVNKPRVSPQERYKVEQISERFSRVELLFGFMESQNVSQALAALRKTGLKFDIMTTSFYLGRRKLVPDAKSGMPYWQDRLYIALANAAANPSDYFRLPANRVVELGSHVII; encoded by the coding sequence ATGTCTGAAGAAAGCCATTCTCAAGAACGCGACCTTACGCCGCGCAAGCTCTTTTATCTTGCGCTAGGCTCCGTAGGTGTCGTTTACGGGGATATCGGCACGAGCCCGCTTTACGCGTTTCGCGAAGCGCTGAAGCCCGTCGCTCACGATGGTCTCACCCGTTTCGAGGTCATCAGCCTTATTTCACTGATGATCTGGGCGCTGACCATCATCGTCACCATCAAATACGTGCTCTTCCTGCTGCGCGCCGACAACGACGGCGAAGGCGGCACGCTGTCGCTGCTGGCCCTCCTGATGAAGACCGCCAATGGCCACACTGCGCTGCTCATGCTGCTCGGCCTGATGGGTGCGGCACTCTTCCTTGGCGACGCCATGATCACGCCGGCACTGTCAGTCCTGTCGGCGGTCGAAGGCATCAAGCTGGTCACGCCGCGGCTGTCGGAATATATCGTGCCGATATCGGTGGCGATCCTGGCGCTTCTTTTCGTCGTGCAATCTCACGGCACGGGCGCGGTCGCACGCTTCTTCGGCCCGATCACGGCGCTCTGGTTCCTGGTTATGGCCGCCGCCGGCATTGCCCATATTTCGGACGATTACGGCATTCTCGCCGCCTTCAACCCCTATTATGCCGTCAGCTTCCTGCTGCATGAGGGCTTCTACGGCATTGTGGTCCTTGGCGCCGTCTTCCTGACCGTCACCGGTGCGGAAGCGCTTTACGCGGACCTCGGCCATTTCGGTCGTCGCCCGATCCAGTGGGCCTGGTTCCTGCTGGTTTTCCCGTCGTTGACGCTGAATTATCTGGGGCAGGGCGCGCTCGTTCTCGGCAATCCGATGACGATGTCCGATCCCTTCTACCTTATGTACCCGCAATGGGCGCTGCTGCCGGTCGTCATCCTTGCGACTGCCGCCACCATCATCGCCAGCCAGGCCGTCATCACCGGTGCCTTCTCGCTCGTGCGCCAGGGCATCAACCTCGGCTTCCTGCCGCGCATGGAAATCCTCTTCACGTCCGAGACCAATACCGGGCAGATCTTCGTGCCTTCGGTCAACGCGGTGCTGTTCTTCGGCGTTATCTTCCTCGTGCTCGGCTTCAAGACTTCGGATGCACTGGCCACCGCCTACGGCATCTCTGTCACCGGCGCGATGGTCGTCACCTCGATCATGGCCTTCGAATTCGTCCGCGCCCGCTGGAACTGGTCGCTTCCTGTTGCCATCATCGCGCTGCTGCCGCTGGTCATTCTCGAGCTGATCTTCTTCGGCGCCAACCTTCTGAAGATTCATGACGGCGGTTACATTCCGATCATGATTGCCACGGCCTTCACCGTCATCATGTGGACCTGGCGTCGCGGCACGGCGATCCTGACGGAAAAGACCCGCCATACGGATATTCCGCTTGCCTCTTTCGTAAGCTCCATCGAGCGCAAGAGCGAGCATTCGCCGGCCCATGTTCCGGGCACCGCAATCTTCCTGACCAGCGATCCGGACTCGGCACCCGCCGCATTGCTGCACAATCTCAAGCACAATCATGTGCTCCATGATCGCAACGTCATCCTGACGATCCGCACGGTCAACAAGCCGCGCGTCTCGCCGCAGGAGCGCTACAAGGTCGAGCAGATATCCGAACGCTTTTCGCGCGTGGAACTGCTCTTCGGCTTCATGGAATCACAGAATGTCTCCCAGGCGCTGGCGGCCTTGCGCAAGACCGGCCTGAAGTTCGACATCATGACGACCTCCTTCTATCTCGGCCGCCGCAAGCTGGTGCCTGATGCGAAGTCCGGCATGCCCTACTGGCAGGACCGCCTCTACATCGCGCTCGCCAACGCTGCCGCCAATCCCTCCGACTATTTCCGCCTGCCGGCCAACCGTGTGGTGGAACTGGGCTCGCACGTCATAATTTGA
- a CDS encoding cell wall hydrolase, producing MRRNGRSRSKLRLLPQNWVSPAIFGVAGWLIFPSVASHADLATMLAGLDNDGESWRMVLTNSPAGSIHQAELAFADPAVTGSIPSGAGMVLPDGRKVAFVSGKKGNEGIPDEDRVNRNAKKGRVVAVERVQPPKDFSAGSILERTKLLFRPVFDLKDKSAFVKPAIRGKEIEIATAFYKTQPVQQQDTAVPEMLASLVTSNKADVLATAYAPAAPDYSRQSPFDSILTDKDEGRFVPQIGPKDHAWAASILPPSVFSASEQQCLASGIYFEARGESVKGQAAVAQVILNRVRNPAYPKTICGVVYQNEDWRNRCQFSFACDNIKDRVNSQYHWRVARDVAMAVTAGKIWLPQVGSATHYHAVYVRPDWARTMEKVGRIGMHVFYRTYGGGWS from the coding sequence TTGCGTCGAAATGGTCGTTCTCGCAGCAAGCTGCGTCTCTTGCCCCAGAACTGGGTCTCTCCCGCGATTTTCGGCGTGGCCGGATGGCTGATCTTTCCGAGCGTCGCTTCTCATGCCGATCTTGCCACCATGCTCGCCGGTCTCGATAATGATGGCGAAAGCTGGCGCATGGTTCTGACCAATTCGCCGGCAGGCTCCATTCACCAGGCGGAACTCGCCTTTGCCGATCCTGCGGTCACCGGTTCGATCCCGTCAGGCGCCGGCATGGTGCTGCCGGACGGCAGAAAGGTCGCCTTCGTTTCGGGCAAAAAAGGCAACGAGGGCATCCCGGACGAGGATCGCGTCAATCGCAATGCCAAGAAGGGCCGCGTCGTTGCCGTTGAAAGAGTGCAGCCGCCGAAGGATTTCTCCGCCGGGTCCATCTTAGAGCGCACGAAACTCCTTTTCCGCCCGGTCTTCGATCTCAAGGACAAGTCCGCCTTCGTCAAGCCGGCGATCAGGGGCAAGGAGATCGAGATCGCGACTGCCTTCTACAAGACACAGCCGGTGCAACAGCAGGACACTGCCGTACCGGAAATGCTGGCAAGCCTCGTGACCAGCAACAAGGCCGACGTATTGGCGACAGCCTATGCACCTGCCGCACCGGATTATTCCCGTCAGTCCCCCTTCGATTCGATCCTGACCGACAAGGATGAAGGCCGCTTCGTGCCGCAGATCGGTCCAAAGGACCATGCCTGGGCCGCCAGCATCCTGCCGCCAAGCGTCTTCTCCGCCAGTGAGCAGCAGTGCCTGGCTTCGGGCATCTATTTCGAAGCGCGCGGCGAATCCGTGAAGGGGCAGGCGGCGGTCGCGCAGGTCATCCTCAACCGCGTCCGTAACCCGGCCTATCCGAAGACCATTTGCGGCGTCGTCTACCAGAACGAGGACTGGCGCAACCGCTGCCAGTTTTCCTTCGCCTGCGACAACATCAAGGACCGCGTGAATTCACAATATCACTGGCGCGTTGCCCGCGACGTTGCCATGGCCGTGACCGCCGGCAAGATCTGGCTGCCGCAGGTTGGTTCGGCCACGCATTACCATGCCGTCTACGTCCGGCCCGATTGGGCCAGAACCATGGAAAAGGTAGGCCGCATCGGCATGCATGTCTTCTACCGGACTTACGGCGGCGGTTGGAGCTGA